The proteins below are encoded in one region of Nilaparvata lugens isolate BPH chromosome X, ASM1435652v1, whole genome shotgun sequence:
- the LOC120354437 gene encoding uncharacterized protein LOC120354437: MTVMHNPDTSLSVMYWTDHFGHDNEIAHCSLDKSTRDNLARKLQDGVSMQHIMDDIRTHGIDNDPRALLIDRVDLHNIKRDYNIDYCTKLHNDDATSIKLWVQKMGELKEDSPVLMFKNQGYYHAKLHDDDFILILMTHFQANQILKFGCEKLCVDDTHGTNGYK, translated from the exons ATGACTGTGATGCATAACCCAGATACAAGTTTGTCAGTAATGTACTGGACTGATCACTTTGGGCATGACAATGAAATTGCTCATTGCTCCCTTGACAAATCAACAAGGGATAATCTTGCAA GGAAGCTGCAGGATGGAGTGTCAATGCAGCACATCATGGATGACATAAGGACACATGGAATAGACAACGATCCAAGAGCACTCCTAATTGATAGGGTGGATCTCCATAACATAAAACGCGACTACAATATCGATTACTGCACGAAACTTCACAACGATGATGCAACAAGTATAAAATTGTGGGTGCAAAAGATGGGAGAACTCAAAGAGGATTCACCAGTTttgatgtttaaaaatcaaGGTTATTATCATGCAAAACTGCATGATGATGATTTTATTCTGATTCTAATGACACATTTCCAAGCAAATCAGATACTTAAGTTTGGCTGTGAAAAACTTTGTGTAGATGATACCCACGGCACAAATggttataaataa